The window TTGAACTCGCCGATAGATTTCCCAAGTGATCTGAATAGTTCAGGAAGTTTAGTTGCTCCAAAGAACAATATGGCAGCTACAATAAGTACAACTAACAACTGATCCCAGTTGCCAAACATATTTATCATTATATATCTCGTTTCGTTATTTATAAACTTTTTTCACTATTAATTTATCGTTGATCTTAAGCTAAACACTGATTAAGTTACCTTGTGGGCAAGAAATTATCTTGTGTCTAAGGTTTAAATTACATAACGAGAATTTCTTTAGATACTATTAAATTTTGAAGAAAAGCTTTTAAATACTTCAAGTTAAGAGACGGATTGGGCGGTGGTAAGTTGGAAGAATCCTAGAGGGCATTAATCTAGGTTATGCTTATGTAGACGCAAATTTCGTATTTAAGAATGTGAATCTTGAGACTCATGAGAATGAACTAGTTAGTATTGTAGGACCTTCAGGGATAGGGAAATCTACCCTTCTGAGAATATTAGGCGGATTTACAATTCCAACAGAAGGAGAGGTAAGGTTAGAGGGTAACAAGATCTCTAGACCAACACCAAAGATATCATTGATTCATCAATCCATAGTTACTTTTCCTTGGATGACAGCTCTCGATAACGTCAAGTTAGGGTTAAAATATAGGAAGTTACCCAAAGAGGAGGAAAATAAGATAGCTAAAAGAATGTTAGAGTTAGTTGGTCTATCAGGGTTCGAAAACTTTTATCCTAAGCAATTAAGCGGAGGAATGAGGCAGAGAGTAGCTATTGCTAGAGCACTAGTAGCCGATCCTCTTGTCCTTCTTATGGATGAGCCTTTCTCTCACTTAGACGAGTTAACCGCAGAAGGACTGAGACAAGAGATATATCAATTATTATTCAGTGAGGAGGTTCCTTTAAAATCCGTAGTTTTAGTTTCACATAATTTGAATGAGGTAGTTGAACTTGCAGATAGGGTGTATATACTCAACGGTTTTCCCGCTACAGTAATAGGTGAGGTAAAAATCGAATTAGAAAGACCAAGAGATCCCAAAGACACGAAGTTTACCGAGTACGTTGATGTACTTTACAAACTTCTTAGTCCCAAAGCAAAGAAAATTAGTGACTCCAAGGGTGAACTAATATGAGCGCACTCTTAGAAATCGTCATTGCTACTTTATTTACTCTAGCTAGAGTATGGATAACAATTGCCCTATCCATCATCACTGGTTGGTTTTTAGGTTATCTTGCTATAAAGAGTCGTATCGTAGAGAATGTATACGTGAGTCTCATTGAGATTTTTGAATCGGTGCCCGTATTCAGCTTCTTACCTATAGTTCTTATATTCTTCGTGTTCACTATTGGAGGAAATTTAGGTATTCAGTTAGCGGTTTTGTTTCTTGTATTCACCGCAGTAGTATGGAATATCTGGATGGGTATTTACCAAGCATATAAGACTATTCCCCAGGATATGTTAGAGGTCTCTGAAAACTATAGATTTTCACTTATGGACAAATTCTCAAAGCTATATATACCCTACAGCATGCCACGCATTGCTTCAAACTTATTTCCAAGTTTCGTCAACGCTCTATTTTACATAACTGTGAGTGAAGTATTTAGCGTAGGGAATTCGCAGTATCAGGTTTTCGGAATTGGTTCTCTTATAAATTACTTTGTGAATAATGGGCTATACAATGACGCTCTCATCGGAATAATCATTTTGATCATATGGGTTATAATATTTACTCTTGTATTGAGAGAGTTAGCGGAGTATATCATTTCAAGATTCGGGCTAGATACTGAGATTAAAGTTAGAAAAAGAGGGAGGCTTAGCATTCGCTATTCCTCCAGGATAAGTAGTGGACTCTCCACAATAGTCAAGTTAGGAAAAGCTTTCACCATACCTGTTGCTAGAAGAAGTGTGAGACAAGTAAGAGTAGAGGAGGAAAGGGAAAGAAGTAAAGCGAGTAATTTATGGAAATACGTAGGTATCTTAATATCAGTCTTAATTCTGTCTTTCATTCTATATGGCTCCATCTCTGTTATAATATCAGTACCGTTAGCTACCTGGTCGTATTTGGTATCTAACACTCCTTTTGCTTTACTC is drawn from Sulfolobus acidocaldarius SUSAZ and contains these coding sequences:
- a CDS encoding nitrate ABC transporter ATPase → MLEGINLGYAYVDANFVFKNVNLETHENELVSIVGPSGIGKSTLLRILGGFTIPTEGEVRLEGNKISRPTPKISLIHQSIVTFPWMTALDNVKLGLKYRKLPKEEENKIAKRMLELVGLSGFENFYPKQLSGGMRQRVAIARALVADPLVLLMDEPFSHLDELTAEGLRQEIYQLLFSEEVPLKSVVLVSHNLNEVVELADRVYILNGFPATVIGEVKIELERPRDPKDTKFTEYVDVLYKLLSPKAKKISDSKGELI
- a CDS encoding sugar ABC transporter permease; this encodes MSALLEIVIATLFTLARVWITIALSIITGWFLGYLAIKSRIVENVYVSLIEIFESVPVFSFLPIVLIFFVFTIGGNLGIQLAVLFLVFTAVVWNIWMGIYQAYKTIPQDMLEVSENYRFSLMDKFSKLYIPYSMPRIASNLFPSFVNALFYITVSEVFSVGNSQYQVFGIGSLINYFVNNGLYNDALIGIIILIIWVIIFTLVLRELAEYIISRFGLDTEIKVRKRGRLSIRYSSRISSGLSTIVKLGKAFTIPVARRSVRQVRVEEERERSKASNLWKYVGILISVLILSFILYGSISVIISVPLATWSYLVSNTPFALLSIAVDYIRVTVVTLISLLIAIFLGYFIAVHKRIERVILPLIQIVAAVPAPVYFPFLYAFSISFISHLFGAFTNEFYVLLLGFLSTFYYSFFSYYIGVTSMPVQFWEIMKNYELSFWQKLRQIVLPSTMPYLITGITSTVNSTWGGLAIAEYWPNITQDHNLYVRTGLMKDIVLFTNQGAIGLASWFSLIFAIIVVAYSILFTRKLMDLARRKYIAEEGVYLA